One stretch of Arachis hypogaea cultivar Tifrunner chromosome 20, arahy.Tifrunner.gnm2.J5K5, whole genome shotgun sequence DNA includes these proteins:
- the LOC112785756 gene encoding peroxisomal and mitochondrial division factor 2-like, translated as MEKELEQSRDATKALSAIAERAAELETELPRLQYDSISDMRAAEEMMAEAAKLRKLLLEIESKVKLLEREVEFLKKDKSKSKGKIRNLEKKIGALEKKDVDERNK; from the coding sequence atggagaaggagttggagcaGTCGCGCGATGCAACTAAGGCCCTAAGTGCGATCGCCGAGAGGGCGGCGGAGCTAGAGACAGAGTTGCCAAGGCTCCAATATGACTCTATATCGGATATGAGAGCCGCCGAGGAGATGATGGCTGAGGCTGCTAAGCTCAGAAAGTTGCTATTGGAGATTGAATCCAAGGTGAAATTGCTTGAGCGAGAAGTTGAATTCCTGAAGAAGGACAAATCTAAGAGTAAAGGAAAAATTAGGAATTTGGAGAAGAAAATTGGAGCTCTGGAGaaaaaagatgttgatgagaggAACAAGTGA